In Chryseobacterium oranimense, a single window of DNA contains:
- a CDS encoding ATP-binding protein — protein sequence MQLKQSQRQQVRLKLGLSGASGFGKTYSALQLAYGMTQDWNKIAVVDTENSSASLYSDIGNYNVLDLHAPYSPERYIQAIELCEKSGMEVIIIDSASHEWNGSGGCLEIHEKLGGRFQDWANVTPRHQAFINKILQSTCHIITTTRRKIDYSLDIASNGKTQVVKHGTKEITRDGFEYELTINFELVNENHLAKASKDRTGLFMNRPEFIITSETGKIILDWCNSGIKSESESIPMEFPSQIQQRVTTEEEVYKAIQGCNSIAELLTLYKQFPQYHKTLKPDFEARKTILIHSTNPNNQFSRNGYEK from the coding sequence ATGCAATTAAAACAATCACAAAGACAACAAGTAAGGCTAAAATTAGGCCTTTCAGGTGCAAGTGGATTTGGAAAAACCTACTCTGCCTTGCAATTAGCCTATGGAATGACACAGGATTGGAATAAAATAGCTGTAGTAGACACAGAAAATTCTTCTGCTTCTCTGTATTCAGACATAGGAAATTATAATGTACTGGATTTACATGCTCCTTATAGTCCTGAAAGATATATTCAGGCTATTGAACTTTGTGAGAAATCAGGAATGGAAGTTATTATTATAGATTCTGCAAGTCATGAATGGAATGGCTCTGGTGGATGTTTAGAAATTCATGAGAAATTAGGTGGAAGATTTCAAGACTGGGCTAATGTCACACCAAGACATCAGGCTTTTATTAATAAGATATTACAGTCAACATGCCATATCATAACCACTACAAGAAGAAAGATAGACTATTCTCTAGATATAGCTAGTAATGGAAAAACCCAAGTAGTAAAGCATGGTACTAAGGAAATCACCAGAGATGGCTTTGAGTATGAATTGACTATTAATTTTGAGCTAGTGAATGAGAACCATTTAGCTAAGGCTAGTAAAGACAGGACAGGACTCTTCATGAACAGACCTGAATTTATCATTACCTCTGAAACAGGAAAGATAATTTTAGATTGGTGCAATTCAGGCATAAAATCTGAAAGTGAGTCTATTCCTATGGAATTTCCTTCCCAAATTCAACAGAGAGTCACTACAGAAGAAGAGGTATATAAAGCTATTCAGGGCTGTAATTCTATAGCAGAACTTTTAACCTTATATAAACAGTTCCCTCAATACCACAAGACTTTAAAGCCAGACTTTGAAGCTAGAAAGACCATATTAATTCATTCAACTAACCCTAATAATCAATTCAGTAGAAATGGATATGAAAAATAA
- a CDS encoding DEAD/DEAH box helicase family protein: MNVNDHFNDFPIDYFNLEVLNFIDNAGLRNTEEANAHLERSQQLITKEEPLELNSNGYIKDSLSEKLNLNIKNTSVINCAVGQGKTTAILEIVKEHILSNANTYIIIAVPLVSLISQYKKDLLNLGFTEEQIYSYENIRNKDQIDYLNPLFRIHLVTVNTLLGNPGDNAPLQSEAKNSYLQKLSKQFSRDNKEVIFIYDEIHEAIRNFSKIGEAHLYYFSQVIAKNILLSATYNVQSIPVIKMLSKLTDNKIQILESKREVINEQSRLFLHFTNSYNTSSHIPISQLVRQLIREDKNIDILCYSKKLCKKLLEPNTEPGNLLTEKFGTLRDCTSNLEDNQNNTDEDISTNRYDNNFCNIGTNFKSGVSINKENHAFIIILPPKSKGPYFSNNGIFTEGINSVIQSIARQRTVGEIHIILPHPILMDYSSLRNMSENQRNHFIQAYNEIAIDPNRTRNRNGVTTPLVRYIPFSEHFEIISNKYSELITRLMIPYLKNPNLGIPDLYDYIMENGEMILTLEGFLGKNLSSFVTYSAFTNQFYNARLAGFHYAPELDEEEFRDVMRIAYEEYNEDSNNTHKHLSVKYGELRDKIIGSIPLSYDSNTVAKLKTEIYKYVTTQAEISGIPPRKLPLKYLAVEYANFNDNSTPERRNFSERIKTFIDKVHNSMIASVNNEPAYFKNYEEAKIFENEENELLNLIQEIKEKNPALKLNGANFFRTIKLEDIAPKFYDYIIDSFYETASYRPRDGETQKNYKRII; encoded by the coding sequence ATGAATGTTAATGACCATTTTAATGATTTTCCAATAGATTATTTTAATCTTGAAGTTCTGAACTTTATTGATAATGCAGGTTTAAGAAACACTGAAGAAGCTAATGCACATTTGGAAAGATCTCAACAATTAATAACAAAAGAAGAACCCCTAGAGCTTAATTCTAATGGATATATTAAAGATTCTCTTTCAGAAAAGTTAAATTTAAATATAAAGAATACCTCTGTTATAAATTGTGCTGTTGGGCAAGGAAAAACAACTGCAATTTTAGAAATAGTTAAAGAACATATACTTAGCAATGCCAATACATATATAATCATAGCAGTGCCTTTAGTGAGCTTAATTTCTCAATATAAAAAGGATTTATTAAACTTGGGATTCACAGAAGAACAAATATATTCCTATGAAAACATTAGAAATAAAGATCAAATTGATTATCTAAATCCTCTTTTTAGAATCCATTTAGTTACAGTCAATACTTTATTAGGAAATCCTGGGGACAATGCTCCTTTACAATCTGAAGCTAAGAATTCTTATTTGCAGAAACTTTCAAAACAATTTAGTAGAGATAATAAGGAAGTAATATTTATTTATGATGAAATACATGAAGCAATCAGAAATTTCAGCAAAATTGGAGAAGCTCATTTATATTATTTTTCACAAGTTATAGCAAAAAATATTTTATTAAGTGCCACCTATAATGTACAATCTATTCCAGTAATAAAAATGCTATCAAAATTAACTGATAACAAGATTCAAATCCTAGAGTCTAAAAGAGAGGTTATAAATGAGCAAAGTAGATTATTTTTACATTTCACAAACTCATACAACACATCAAGTCATATTCCTATTTCACAATTAGTCAGACAGTTAATCAGAGAAGATAAGAATATAGACATTTTATGCTATTCAAAAAAACTATGCAAGAAGCTTCTAGAACCTAATACTGAACCTGGAAACTTACTTACTGAAAAATTTGGCACATTAAGAGATTGCACTTCAAATCTAGAAGATAACCAGAATAATACTGATGAAGATATTTCTACTAATAGATATGATAATAATTTTTGTAATATTGGAACCAACTTTAAATCTGGTGTAAGCATAAATAAAGAGAATCATGCTTTCATAATAATTCTTCCTCCTAAGTCTAAAGGCCCTTATTTTTCTAACAATGGAATCTTCACAGAAGGAATAAATTCTGTTATTCAATCTATTGCAAGACAAAGAACAGTTGGAGAAATACATATTATTTTACCACATCCTATTTTAATGGATTATAGTTCTTTAAGAAATATGTCTGAAAACCAAAGGAATCACTTTATACAAGCTTATAATGAAATAGCTATTGATCCTAACAGAACTAGGAATAGAAATGGAGTAACTACACCACTAGTTAGATATATTCCATTTTCAGAACATTTTGAGATTATTAGTAATAAGTATTCTGAGTTAATAACAAGATTAATGATTCCCTATTTAAAAAATCCTAACCTAGGCATCCCTGACCTTTATGATTATATCATGGAAAATGGAGAAATGATTTTAACCTTAGAAGGGTTTCTTGGTAAGAACCTATCCAGTTTTGTGACTTACTCTGCCTTTACTAATCAATTTTACAATGCTAGGTTAGCTGGATTTCATTATGCCCCTGAATTAGATGAAGAAGAATTTAGAGATGTTATGAGAATAGCATATGAGGAATATAATGAGGATTCAAATAACACACATAAACATTTGTCAGTTAAATATGGAGAACTAAGAGATAAAATAATTGGCTCTATCCCATTAAGCTATGATTCAAACACTGTAGCAAAATTAAAAACAGAGATTTATAAGTATGTGACAACACAAGCTGAAATATCAGGAATACCCCCTAGAAAATTACCTTTGAAGTATCTTGCTGTTGAATATGCAAATTTTAATGACAACTCTACTCCTGAAAGGAGAAATTTCTCTGAAAGGATTAAAACTTTTATAGACAAGGTACATAACAGTATGATAGCTAGTGTAAATAATGAGCCTGCATATTTTAAAAACTATGAAGAAGCTAAAATCTTTGAAAATGAAGAAAATGAACTTTTAAACTTAATTCAAGAGATTAAAGAGAAAAATCCTGCATTAAAATTAAATGGTGCTAATTTCTTCAGAACCATAAAACTGGAAGATATTGCCCCAAAATTTTATGATTATATTATTGATTCATTCTATGAAACTGCAAGTTATAGGCCTAGAGATGGAGAAACACAAAAAAATTACAAAAGGATAATTTAA
- a CDS encoding site-specific integrase, which translates to MKLSILFLLRKNKINAKGSCPIECRITLDKERKPFATGLFINPKHWDSKQQKTKPPNEENNYINNQLSLIKNKINQAFLLLQLQDENFNVDNIYRQYRGETLVKDYSLLEYYKLYLERLKKLIGIDIKQPTYNKFEYIKDDLEEFIRFKFKKSDIKLKDLDFDFISEFEYYSKTELRHSQITINKAIQRIKKVVKKAVSQKHIESNPFEEHTPKKVHPKIIFLTQKELNQLENHIFQSEILNKIKDCYLFCCYTGLAYKEMFELRKGDLITKPDGITWIYKERGKTGRNFSVPLILPKALAVITKYSSESEYLLPRVSNQYFNRLLKEIASALEISKNLTHHTARKTFASTVLLSNDIPMEVISKLLGHSKINTTQEYYAEVMPEKLSLHLRELERKLNH; encoded by the coding sequence ATGAAGTTATCAATATTATTCTTACTTAGAAAGAACAAAATTAATGCAAAAGGTTCATGCCCTATTGAGTGTAGAATAACATTAGATAAGGAAAGAAAACCATTTGCTACAGGATTATTCATTAACCCAAAACATTGGGATAGTAAACAGCAGAAAACTAAGCCACCCAATGAAGAAAACAATTATATCAACAACCAATTGAGCCTGATTAAGAATAAGATTAATCAGGCTTTTTTATTACTCCAACTCCAAGATGAAAACTTTAATGTAGATAATATTTACAGACAATACAGGGGTGAGACTCTAGTTAAAGATTATTCTTTACTTGAGTACTACAAACTCTACCTTGAAAGACTTAAAAAGCTGATAGGAATTGATATTAAACAACCCACCTATAATAAGTTTGAATATATCAAAGATGATCTGGAAGAATTTATAAGATTCAAATTCAAAAAATCAGATATAAAGCTAAAGGATTTAGATTTTGACTTCATATCAGAGTTTGAATATTATTCTAAAACTGAGCTGAGACATAGTCAGATTACTATTAACAAAGCTATTCAGAGAATTAAGAAAGTAGTTAAAAAAGCTGTATCACAAAAGCATATAGAATCTAATCCTTTTGAGGAGCATACACCTAAAAAAGTGCATCCTAAAATAATATTCCTTACTCAAAAAGAACTTAATCAGTTAGAAAATCACATATTCCAGTCTGAAATATTAAATAAAATCAAGGACTGCTATCTATTTTGTTGTTATACAGGACTAGCATATAAGGAAATGTTTGAACTTAGAAAAGGAGATTTAATTACTAAACCTGATGGAATTACATGGATTTATAAAGAGAGGGGAAAAACAGGAAGAAATTTCTCAGTTCCCCTAATACTTCCAAAAGCTCTTGCTGTTATTACTAAATATTCTTCTGAAAGTGAATATCTATTACCCAGAGTAAGCAATCAATATTTTAACAGACTACTTAAGGAAATAGCCTCTGCACTAGAAATATCTAAAAATCTTACTCATCACACAGCAAGAAAAACTTTTGCATCCACAGTATTACTGAGTAATGACATCCCTATGGAAGTTATATCTAAACTTTTAGGTCACTCTAAGATTAACACTACACAGGAATATTATGCAGAGGTAATGCCTGAAAAATTAAGTTTGCATTTAAGAGAATTGGAAAGAAAGTTAAATCATTAA
- the rseP gene encoding RIP metalloprotease RseP has translation MELAIKIFQFILSISILVVLHELGHFLPAKWFKTRAEKFFLFFDPWFSIFSMKKINGKWQYKFLSKNLPDTETIVVDGKETEVPIDISKLSDDDWRKHPEQTKYGIGWLPFGGYVKIAGMIDESMDKEQMKKPAQPWEFRSKPAWQRLIIMLGGVTVNFFLAWIIFGCLSYFNGESSFDTTKVETPMHYTNVAKAMGFEDGDKILKVDGKVQNNLDKLSLDILLSDQVTVLRNGQEFTFNTNDDGKALAFKDENPRAFLTPRYAPVIDTIVNAKTAEAGLKTGDQVVSVNGQKINYYDELQGAVVKNAGKVINVEVLRAGAVQPLSLQVSKEGTLGIASYKQLEKFASTKHFTLIESIGRGFTRSIESLTYQVKQFKLVFNKKVQGYKKVGGPLAIIKNMPVEKSKDGAVSVNWSMFWSFTAMFSVWLAFLNLIPIPGLDGGHVLFTLWEVITGKPVPQKVLENAQMIGVIFLLGLMVLIFGSDIFKALTGSL, from the coding sequence ATGGAATTAGCAATCAAGATTTTCCAGTTCATACTAAGTATTTCTATTTTAGTAGTTCTTCATGAGCTTGGACACTTTTTACCGGCAAAATGGTTTAAGACCAGGGCTGAGAAATTCTTTCTGTTTTTCGATCCTTGGTTTTCGATCTTTTCAATGAAGAAAATCAACGGAAAATGGCAGTATAAATTTCTTTCCAAAAACCTTCCGGATACAGAAACTATCGTAGTAGACGGAAAAGAGACAGAAGTTCCTATCGATATATCAAAGCTTTCTGATGACGACTGGAGAAAGCATCCTGAGCAAACGAAATACGGCATCGGATGGCTTCCTTTCGGAGGTTATGTGAAAATTGCAGGAATGATCGATGAAAGCATGGATAAAGAGCAGATGAAAAAACCTGCACAGCCATGGGAGTTCAGATCTAAACCGGCCTGGCAGAGGTTAATCATCATGCTGGGAGGAGTTACCGTAAACTTTTTCCTTGCCTGGATTATTTTCGGATGCCTGTCTTATTTCAATGGTGAAAGTTCTTTCGATACCACCAAAGTGGAAACACCAATGCATTATACCAACGTTGCCAAGGCAATGGGGTTTGAAGATGGTGATAAGATCTTAAAAGTAGACGGAAAGGTTCAGAATAACCTGGATAAGCTGTCTTTGGATATTTTATTAAGTGATCAGGTAACGGTTTTAAGAAATGGACAGGAATTTACTTTCAATACGAATGATGACGGGAAGGCACTTGCTTTTAAAGATGAAAATCCAAGAGCATTCCTTACGCCAAGATATGCTCCTGTAATTGATACAATCGTGAACGCTAAAACTGCTGAGGCAGGATTAAAAACAGGTGATCAGGTAGTTTCTGTAAACGGGCAGAAAATCAACTATTATGACGAACTGCAGGGTGCTGTTGTAAAAAACGCAGGCAAGGTGATTAATGTGGAGGTATTAAGAGCCGGCGCAGTACAGCCGCTAAGCCTTCAGGTTTCGAAGGAAGGAACATTAGGAATAGCTTCTTATAAGCAACTTGAAAAGTTTGCCAGCACAAAGCATTTTACTCTTATTGAGTCTATCGGAAGAGGATTTACAAGAAGTATTGAAAGCTTAACCTACCAGGTTAAACAGTTTAAACTGGTATTCAACAAGAAAGTTCAGGGGTATAAGAAGGTTGGAGGTCCGCTAGCGATCATCAAGAATATGCCTGTAGAAAAATCAAAAGACGGAGCGGTATCTGTAAACTGGAGCATGTTCTGGAGTTTTACAGCAATGTTTTCTGTATGGCTGGCATTCCTGAACCTTATTCCTATTCCGGGACTTGACGGAGGGCACGTTTTGTTTACGTTGTGGGAAGTCATAACGGGGAAACCTGTACCTCAGAAAGTACTCGAAAATGCACAGATGATCGGGGTTATCTTCCTGTTAGGATTGATGGTACTGATCTTCGGAAGTGATATCTTTAAGGCACTTACGGGCAGTTTATAA
- a CDS encoding DUF6646 family protein produces MKKLFLVLMIAFFGTAAHAQAYTGKGDQKVQAGLSAWGYGTGVTGTYDYGLNKLISVGAGLNVYFDNYKDHDKDNRVFAFGRLNFHLNEALDLPAKWDIYPGVDVGVLGKDFGIGAHIGARYFFTEKVGVFAEVGNNGSIGVSFNL; encoded by the coding sequence ATGAAGAAATTGTTTTTGGTGCTGATGATCGCTTTTTTCGGAACGGCAGCCCACGCACAGGCTTACACAGGTAAAGGCGACCAAAAAGTTCAGGCGGGATTAAGCGCCTGGGGATACGGAACCGGAGTTACCGGAACCTATGATTACGGATTGAATAAGCTTATATCCGTTGGAGCCGGACTGAATGTTTATTTTGATAATTATAAAGATCATGATAAAGACAACCGCGTTTTTGCTTTCGGAAGATTGAATTTCCATCTTAATGAAGCACTTGATCTGCCTGCAAAATGGGACATTTATCCCGGTGTTGATGTTGGTGTGCTTGGAAAGGATTTCGGGATAGGAGCTCATATCGGAGCCCGTTACTTTTTCACCGAGAAAGTGGGCGTTTTCGCAGAAGTAGGCAACAACGGCAGCATCGGTGTTTCTTTCAACCTGTAG
- a CDS encoding nitrilase family protein, with protein sequence MKIAGLNLDIVWKNKEKNFQFIEEQFKNLEADIFLLPEMFSTGFCMDAAEVSDRNEESLEFLKKISKEKNAAVCGSAPVEQDGKFYNRMYFVQPGSEAVFYDKRHLFSFSGEDKVYTPGDKRVIVNYKGFRILLQVCYDLRFPVFARNNDDYDAVLYVANWPEKRVAAWEHLLKARAIENLSFVFGLNRIGTDGNGLFYQESSHCFFADGTEISQKNGNIVSAELDMDELKEFRQHFQFLNDRDNFSIDL encoded by the coding sequence ATGAAAATTGCAGGACTTAATTTAGATATTGTCTGGAAAAACAAAGAAAAGAATTTCCAATTCATCGAAGAACAGTTTAAAAATCTCGAAGCAGATATTTTCCTGCTTCCCGAAATGTTTTCTACCGGCTTTTGTATGGATGCCGCTGAAGTTTCAGACAGAAATGAAGAATCCCTTGAGTTCCTGAAAAAAATCTCAAAAGAAAAAAATGCGGCCGTTTGCGGAAGTGCTCCGGTAGAGCAGGACGGAAAGTTTTATAACAGAATGTATTTCGTTCAGCCCGGCTCTGAAGCGGTTTTTTATGATAAAAGGCACCTGTTTTCTTTTTCGGGAGAAGATAAAGTGTATACTCCCGGAGATAAAAGGGTTATTGTAAATTATAAAGGATTTAGGATTTTATTGCAGGTTTGCTATGACCTTCGTTTCCCTGTTTTTGCAAGAAATAATGATGATTACGATGCTGTTTTATATGTGGCCAACTGGCCGGAAAAAAGAGTGGCAGCCTGGGAGCATTTGCTAAAAGCCAGAGCAATAGAAAACCTGTCTTTCGTTTTTGGTTTAAACAGAATCGGGACAGATGGAAATGGTCTTTTTTATCAGGAAAGCTCGCATTGTTTTTTTGCAGATGGAACAGAAATTTCACAAAAGAACGGAAATATCGTTTCTGCAGAACTGGATATGGATGAATTAAAAGAGTTCAGGCAGCACTTCCAGTTTCTGAATGACAGAGATAATTTTTCAATTGATTTATAG
- a CDS encoding co-chaperone YbbN, which yields MSQKFQEIINSERPVLIDFFATWCQPCKVQSSVLNTVKENVGEGARIIKIDVDQYPAIAAQYGVRGVPTLAVFKNGELLWKESGVHDVNTLTELLQQYS from the coding sequence ATGTCACAAAAATTTCAAGAAATCATCAATTCGGAAAGACCGGTACTTATTGATTTTTTTGCTACCTGGTGCCAGCCTTGTAAGGTACAGTCCTCCGTGCTAAATACGGTAAAGGAAAATGTTGGCGAAGGAGCAAGAATCATCAAAATAGATGTGGACCAATACCCTGCAATTGCTGCTCAATATGGAGTAAGGGGCGTCCCAACACTTGCGGTCTTTAAAAACGGAGAGCTCTTATGGAAAGAAAGCGGAGTCCACGACGTGAATACGCTCACGGAACTGCTTCAACAATATTCTTAA
- a CDS encoding rhodanese-like domain-containing protein codes for MLKKIIFGYIFALTLALTSCKTTDTAAAPKPNIKEVVNSEDVTLVDVRIPEQYRAGTAKGAINIPLAEIQNNIDSLKGKKVVVFCNKGIQADQAMEILKKNGVEAYDGTTWKNVKAIQDEKQSGK; via the coding sequence ATGCTGAAAAAAATAATTTTCGGGTACATTTTTGCATTAACTTTAGCTTTAACATCCTGTAAAACAACAGATACAGCTGCCGCACCAAAGCCAAACATCAAAGAGGTTGTGAATAGTGAGGATGTAACACTGGTAGATGTAAGAATTCCGGAGCAGTATCGGGCAGGAACAGCAAAAGGAGCGATTAATATTCCTTTAGCCGAGATTCAGAATAATATAGATTCGCTTAAAGGCAAAAAGGTTGTGGTATTCTGCAATAAAGGGATTCAAGCCGATCAGGCTATGGAAATCTTAAAGAAAAACGGTGTGGAAGCTTACGACGGCACAACCTGGAAAAATGTAAAAGCAATCCAGGATGAAAAACAATCAGGAAAATAA
- a CDS encoding rhodanese-like domain-containing protein has translation MKIEQIYTGCLAQGAYYIVSENEAAIIDPLREVKPYLDRLEKDNVTLKYIFETHFHADFVSGHLDLSEKTGAPIVYGPTAQPAFEAIIAEDNQIFKIGKIKIKALHTPGHTMESTTYLLIDENGTETAIFTGDTLFLGDVGRPDLAQKATNLTQEDLAGILYDSLQNKIMPLDDSITVYPAHGAGSACGKNMQKETVDILGNQKKTNYALNQPDKESFIREVLDGLTAPPKYFGMNVAMNKGGYESLDVVMNKGLNPVSAEDFEALAEETGALILDTRSPAEFHKGFIPNSINIGLKGDFAPWVGNMIVDVKHPLLLVTDEGTEEEVITRLSRVGFDNVLGYLNGSFAAWKNAGKETDEIKRISPAEFAEQFTENATVIDVRKLTEYSAEHIDNAFNKPLDIISDWVKTIDDSEHFFLHCAGGYRSMIAASVLNSHGIRNFTEIEGGFNGIKKIEKLPTTDFVCQSKTL, from the coding sequence ATGAAAATTGAACAAATATATACGGGCTGTCTGGCTCAGGGTGCCTATTATATTGTATCAGAAAATGAAGCTGCCATTATTGATCCTCTAAGAGAAGTAAAACCTTATCTGGATCGCCTTGAAAAAGACAACGTCACTTTAAAGTATATTTTTGAGACCCACTTCCATGCTGATTTTGTTTCAGGACATTTGGATCTAAGTGAAAAAACAGGAGCTCCTATTGTTTACGGACCCACTGCCCAGCCTGCATTTGAGGCTATTATTGCTGAAGATAACCAGATCTTTAAGATCGGAAAAATAAAAATAAAAGCACTGCATACTCCCGGACATACGATGGAGAGCACTACCTACCTTTTAATTGACGAAAATGGCACCGAAACTGCTATTTTTACCGGTGATACTCTATTTTTAGGGGATGTTGGAAGACCTGATCTTGCACAGAAAGCAACTAATCTTACGCAGGAAGATCTTGCAGGAATTCTTTATGACAGCCTTCAGAACAAGATTATGCCACTGGACGACAGCATAACGGTTTATCCCGCTCATGGCGCAGGTTCTGCCTGTGGAAAAAATATGCAGAAAGAAACGGTGGACATATTGGGGAACCAGAAAAAAACCAATTATGCACTGAATCAGCCGGATAAAGAATCTTTCATCAGAGAGGTTCTTGATGGTCTTACCGCTCCTCCGAAATATTTTGGAATGAATGTAGCCATGAACAAAGGTGGGTACGAAAGTCTTGATGTAGTAATGAACAAAGGACTGAACCCTGTGAGTGCGGAAGATTTCGAAGCTTTGGCGGAAGAAACGGGAGCTTTAATTTTAGACACAAGAAGTCCGGCAGAATTCCATAAAGGATTTATTCCGAATTCTATCAATATAGGTCTTAAGGGAGATTTTGCCCCCTGGGTAGGAAATATGATTGTAGATGTAAAGCACCCGCTTTTACTGGTGACTGATGAAGGAACTGAAGAGGAAGTAATTACAAGATTAAGCAGAGTCGGTTTCGATAATGTTTTAGGATATTTAAACGGAAGTTTTGCTGCATGGAAAAATGCCGGTAAAGAAACGGATGAGATCAAAAGGATTTCTCCTGCTGAATTTGCTGAACAATTCACGGAAAATGCTACCGTAATCGATGTAAGGAAATTAACCGAATATTCCGCCGAGCACATTGACAATGCATTCAACAAGCCGTTGGATATAATCAGCGACTGGGTAAAAACCATTGATGATTCTGAACATTTCTTTCTTCACTGTGCAGGAGGATACAGAAGCATGATTGCAGCAAGCGTACTTAACTCACATGGAATCAGAAACTTTACTGAAATAGAAGGAGGCTTCAACGGAATCAAAAAGATAGAAAAACTGCCTACAACGGATTTCGTTTGCCAGTCAAAAACATTATAG
- a CDS encoding DUF853 domain-containing protein has translation MADKTQFIEELNAKYTPKGEHIILGKGMLDGEVVPEVNVTIPLKTINRHGLIAGATGTGKTKTLQVFAEQLSHAGIPSLVLDIKGDFSGIAEAGQMNPVIEERYAKTQLPYNPQAFPVELMSISGGKGVKLRATVTEFGPILLSKILELNDTQQSIMSIVFKYCDDKGLPLIDLNDLKKVLQYVTDNAQGKAELAANYGSIAPASLGTILRSIVALEQQGAADFFGELSFDVHDLLETRDGKGVVNILRVAEIQNKPQLFSTFMLSLFAEIYMTFPEEGDSGKPKLVLFIDEAHLIFDESSKALLSQIETMVKLIRSKGVGIYFITQIPGDVPENVLSQLGLKIQHALRGFTAKDKKEITKAVENYPTTEYYDASNLIQNLGIGEAFVTALDEKGIPTPLVHTYLISPESRMDVLNDAEISELTGNSSLVAKYEQPVDKESAYEILTNRMEQAAQNPTPSQKTKPVKEEPGMFEQVLQSKAGRTFTSTLMREGAKALLGMFGLGGRRR, from the coding sequence ATGGCAGATAAAACACAATTTATTGAAGAACTCAACGCAAAATACACTCCTAAAGGAGAACACATCATACTCGGAAAAGGAATGCTGGACGGAGAAGTGGTACCGGAAGTAAATGTTACCATTCCTTTAAAAACAATTAACCGCCACGGCCTTATTGCAGGTGCTACGGGGACAGGAAAAACAAAAACGCTTCAGGTATTTGCGGAACAACTTTCCCATGCAGGAATTCCTTCACTGGTTTTGGATATTAAAGGGGATTTTTCCGGAATTGCTGAAGCCGGCCAGATGAACCCTGTAATTGAAGAAAGATATGCAAAAACCCAGCTCCCGTATAATCCACAGGCCTTTCCGGTAGAGCTGATGAGCATATCAGGCGGGAAAGGAGTGAAATTAAGGGCTACTGTTACAGAGTTTGGCCCCATATTATTAAGCAAGATCCTGGAACTGAATGATACCCAGCAGAGTATTATGTCTATCGTATTTAAATACTGTGACGATAAGGGACTTCCGTTAATTGACCTTAATGATTTAAAAAAAGTCTTGCAGTATGTAACGGATAATGCCCAGGGAAAAGCTGAACTGGCAGCCAACTACGGATCTATTGCTCCGGCTTCACTGGGAACGATCCTAAGATCTATTGTTGCATTGGAACAGCAGGGGGCTGCTGATTTTTTTGGTGAACTAAGCTTTGATGTTCATGACCTTCTGGAAACCAGAGATGGAAAAGGAGTGGTAAATATCTTAAGAGTAGCGGAAATTCAGAATAAGCCGCAGTTGTTTTCCACATTTATGCTTTCGCTTTTTGCCGAAATTTATATGACCTTTCCGGAAGAAGGCGATAGCGGAAAACCTAAACTGGTTCTTTTCATAGACGAAGCTCACCTGATATTCGATGAATCATCAAAAGCTTTATTGTCACAGATAGAAACCATGGTAAAGCTGATCCGTTCCAAGGGAGTGGGAATTTATTTTATAACACAGATTCCTGGCGATGTTCCGGAAAATGTTCTTTCTCAGCTTGGTCTGAAAATACAGCATGCTTTGAGAGGTTTTACCGCAAAAGATAAAAAAGAGATTACTAAAGCAGTAGAAAATTATCCGACAACCGAATATTATGATGCGTCAAACCTTATCCAGAATCTTGGGATTGGAGAAGCCTTTGTAACGGCTCTGGACGAAAAAGGAATTCCGACACCGCTTGTTCATACCTACCTGATCTCTCCGGAATCAAGGATGGATGTACTGAATGACGCAGAAATTTCAGAACTGACGGGAAATTCATCTTTAGTAGCTAAATATGAACAGCCTGTTGATAAGGAATCTGCTTATGAAATCCTGACCAACAGAATGGAACAGGCCGCTCAAAACCCTACGCCTTCACAGAAAACAAAACCGGTGAAAGAAGAGCCCGGAATGTTTGAACAGGTGCTTCAAAGTAAAGCTGGAAGAACTTTTACCAGCACTTTGATGCGGGAAGGAGCAAAAGCCCTTCTCGGAATGTTCGGACTGGGCGGAAGAAGAAGGTAA